A genomic window from Deltaproteobacteria bacterium includes:
- a CDS encoding HesA/MoeB/ThiF family protein: MSTTSEERISRGRVLVIGVGGLGAPAATALAAAGVGTVGLIDPDTVEVSNLHRQPLYTSADVGRAKVEVAAERLGALAPALRVETWRARFGPADAHLLRGFDVVLDGTDTIAAKFVVNDAAVAAGVPLVHAGVLGFRAQLLTVLPGRSACYRCVFEEAPPAGDVPSCQEAGVLGPVAALAGALEAAEAIRLLAGEPPAWANALLAIDTQAGSWRTVPVAPSPRCPACVPRAAERSHAP, translated from the coding sequence ATGTCGACGACGAGCGAAGAAAGGATTTCCCGCGGGCGCGTCCTCGTGATCGGCGTCGGCGGCCTCGGTGCGCCCGCCGCGACGGCGCTCGCCGCCGCGGGCGTGGGGACGGTCGGGCTCATCGATCCCGACACGGTCGAGGTCTCGAACCTCCACCGCCAGCCGCTCTACACGAGCGCGGACGTCGGCCGGGCGAAGGTCGAGGTCGCGGCCGAGCGGCTCGGCGCGCTCGCGCCGGCGCTCCGCGTCGAGACGTGGCGCGCGCGCTTCGGCCCGGCGGACGCCCATCTGCTGCGCGGCTTCGACGTCGTCCTCGACGGCACGGACACCATCGCCGCCAAGTTCGTCGTGAACGACGCCGCGGTGGCGGCGGGCGTGCCGCTCGTCCACGCGGGCGTGCTCGGCTTCCGCGCGCAGCTCCTGACCGTGCTGCCGGGACGAAGCGCGTGCTACCGCTGCGTCTTCGAGGAGGCGCCGCCGGCGGGCGATGTGCCGTCCTGCCAGGAGGCCGGCGTGCTCGGGCCGGTCGCCGCGCTCGCGGGCGCGCTCGAGGCGGCCGAGGCGATCCGCCTCCTCGCCGGCGAGCCCCCCGCCTGGGCGAACGCGCTCCTCGCCATCGACACGCAGGCGGGGAGCTGGCGCACCGTGCCGGTCGCTCCGAGTCCGCGCTGCCCGGCGTGCGTGCCCCGCGCCGCCGAAAGGAGTCACGCCCCATGA
- a CDS encoding TIGR03560 family F420-dependent LLM class oxidoreductase has protein sequence MACQREHARASWPMTREGAMVGMPVSRRGFIKGVGAVAAASMLRVRGGGAEQVRAAAPGAARIRFGVQPRPEQTTYDDILRCWQTCDELGFDSAFTFDHFMPIDGKPGPCLEGWTLLSALAAQTKHVKVGVLVTGNTYRYPAVLAKMAATVDQVSHGRLILGMGAAWFAAEHTAYGIPFYSKGERARRLVESVQVVKALFTQDRATFTGKYYQLKDAPFDPKPVQRPHPPILIGGMGPKVVLPLVARHADIWNFFAPDDPAQANETIARFDALCQKVGRNPAEVEKQTTLHPKEIAGRPAKEVQGRVRALAAVGVRHFVVSLPAPYDMAMLRAFAKDVMPALRD, from the coding sequence ATGGCTTGTCAACGGGAACACGCGCGCGCATCGTGGCCCATGACACGGGAGGGTGCGATGGTCGGGATGCCGGTATCGCGTCGCGGCTTCATCAAGGGCGTGGGCGCGGTGGCAGCTGCGAGCATGCTTCGGGTGCGCGGCGGCGGCGCCGAGCAGGTGCGTGCGGCGGCTCCCGGCGCGGCGCGGATACGCTTCGGCGTGCAGCCGAGGCCCGAACAAACGACGTACGACGACATCCTGCGTTGCTGGCAGACGTGCGACGAGCTCGGCTTCGACTCGGCGTTCACGTTCGATCATTTCATGCCCATCGACGGGAAGCCCGGTCCCTGCCTGGAGGGCTGGACGCTCCTCTCCGCCCTCGCCGCGCAGACGAAGCACGTGAAGGTTGGCGTGCTCGTGACCGGCAACACCTATCGGTACCCGGCGGTGCTCGCCAAGATGGCGGCCACCGTCGATCAGGTGAGCCACGGACGCTTGATCCTGGGTATGGGCGCCGCCTGGTTCGCGGCCGAGCACACCGCCTACGGCATCCCGTTTTACAGCAAGGGCGAGCGAGCCCGCCGCCTGGTCGAGTCGGTGCAGGTGGTGAAGGCGCTCTTCACCCAGGACAGGGCGACGTTCACGGGCAAGTACTACCAACTGAAGGACGCTCCATTTGACCCCAAGCCGGTGCAGCGCCCGCATCCGCCGATCCTGATCGGCGGGATGGGTCCGAAGGTCGTCCTGCCACTGGTCGCTCGACATGCGGACATCTGGAACTTCTTCGCACCCGACGACCCCGCGCAGGCAAACGAGACCATCGCCCGCTTCGACGCCCTCTGCCAGAAGGTCGGCCGGAACCCGGCCGAGGTCGAGAAACAGACGACGCTGCACCCGAAAGAGATCGCGGGCCGGCCGGCGAAGGAGGTGCAGGGCCGCGTCCGGGCGCTGGCGGCCGTGGGCGTCCGGCACTTCGTGGTCTCGCTGCCCGCGCCCTACGACATGGCCATGCTGCGCGCCTTCGCGAAGGATGTCATGCCGGCGCTGCGCGACTAG
- a CDS encoding ArsA family ATPase — MPASLLERRLHFVVGKGGVGKTTVAAALALTLARRGRRTLGVEMEPGGRLAGLLGPEVRAGLHVLHVDGRAALEEYLNLVIPVKRLLATVLQSKIYQYFVAAAPGLKELMTVGKIWYEATRTEGGRPAWDAIVVDAPATGHSLQYLRMPQAARETFGAGLVQREATKITNLLRDPRATAVHLVTLAEEMPVIETLEMRAQLTGALGLPLGHVIVNRLHRRRFDPASVERLHAAARMEPSAERALLHCVAERAAEESGWSDINAANLARLHAGIGDAPLIELPFLFVEEFGCAELEQTARLLEAGMAGRAEPAARRRSRSS, encoded by the coding sequence ATGCCGGCCTCGCTCCTCGAGCGCCGGCTGCACTTCGTCGTCGGCAAGGGCGGGGTGGGGAAGACGACCGTTGCGGCGGCCCTCGCGCTCACGCTCGCGCGCCGGGGGCGGCGCACGCTGGGGGTCGAGATGGAGCCGGGGGGGCGGCTCGCGGGTCTGCTCGGCCCGGAGGTGCGCGCCGGCCTGCACGTGCTCCACGTCGACGGGCGGGCCGCGCTCGAGGAGTACCTGAACCTCGTCATCCCGGTGAAGCGCCTGCTCGCCACCGTCTTGCAGAGCAAGATATACCAGTACTTCGTCGCCGCCGCGCCCGGGTTGAAGGAGCTGATGACGGTCGGGAAGATCTGGTACGAGGCGACGCGCACGGAGGGCGGGCGGCCGGCGTGGGACGCGATCGTGGTGGATGCGCCGGCGACCGGCCACAGCCTCCAGTACCTCCGCATGCCGCAGGCGGCGCGCGAGACCTTCGGCGCCGGCCTGGTGCAGCGCGAGGCGACGAAGATCACCAACCTCCTGCGCGACCCGCGCGCGACCGCGGTGCACCTGGTGACGCTCGCCGAGGAGATGCCGGTCATCGAAACGCTCGAGATGCGCGCGCAGCTCACGGGCGCGCTCGGCCTCCCGCTCGGCCACGTGATCGTGAACCGCCTGCACCGCCGGCGCTTCGATCCGGCCTCCGTCGAGCGCCTGCACGCCGCCGCCCGGATGGAGCCGAGCGCCGAACGCGCGCTTCTTCACTGCGTTGCCGAGCGGGCCGCCGAGGAGAGCGGCTGGTCCGACATCAACGCCGCCAACCTGGCCCGCCTGCACGCCGGCATCGGCGACGCGCCGCTCATCGAGCTGCCCTTCCTGTTCGTCGAGGAGTTCGGGTGCGCGGAGCTGGAGCAGACGGCGCGCCTGCTGGAGGCCGGGATGGCGGGACGCGCGGAGCCCGCCGCGCGCCGGCGCTCGAGGTCGTCGTGA
- a CDS encoding energy-coupling factor ABC transporter ATP-binding protein has protein sequence MSDAAVAVRGLGCAYPGTARPALAGLDLELPPGALAVVMGASGAGKSTLARCLTRLVPCFVPAEVTGDVRLLGEPIHGRRVGELAGTIGMVFQDFEAQLFSTDVTQEVVFGLEHTAVPPAEMPERVARALATVGLAGFEGRDPTTLSGGEKQRLAIAGLLALRPPVMVLDEPTTDLDPVGRAEVLRTLAGLRGDGLTLVVIEHDTAAAAGADLLLVLSEGRVVGRGAPRELLADVEACAAAGIRAPDTCCVLAALGLPAPPLDVETAAERLRAAGATPKPPRFLPPPRPLRPPLIDVCGLGHRYPGGHAALAEVSLAIRPGEFLALVGRNGSGKTTLAKHLNGLLVPSEGAVRLEGHDVRGLALEELAQRVGYVFQDPDHQLFAATVEEEVAFGPRNLGLDPAEVEVRVAEALAAVGLDERDADPFLLDKGVRQRLAVAAVLALRPDVLVLDEPTTGLDFVEQQKMMALLRARHAAGQTIVIITHTPWVIAEYAERVVLLAGGRLRYDGPPRQFFADDELLAAAAFRAPDVTRLGRLLGCTPLSVAELVSWMPGRQAPCP, from the coding sequence GTGAGCGACGCCGCGGTCGCGGTGCGCGGGCTCGGCTGCGCCTACCCGGGCACCGCGCGGCCGGCGCTCGCCGGCCTCGATCTCGAGCTCCCGCCCGGCGCGCTCGCCGTCGTCATGGGCGCCAGCGGCGCCGGCAAGTCCACGCTGGCGCGGTGTCTCACGCGCCTCGTGCCGTGCTTCGTGCCCGCCGAGGTGACCGGCGACGTCCGCCTCCTGGGCGAGCCCATCCACGGGCGGCGCGTCGGCGAGCTCGCCGGCACGATCGGCATGGTGTTCCAGGACTTCGAGGCGCAGCTCTTCTCGACCGACGTGACCCAGGAGGTCGTGTTCGGGCTCGAGCACACCGCCGTCCCGCCGGCCGAGATGCCGGAGCGCGTCGCGCGTGCGCTCGCGACCGTCGGGCTCGCGGGCTTCGAGGGACGTGACCCGACGACGCTCTCGGGCGGCGAGAAGCAGCGCCTTGCGATCGCCGGGCTGCTGGCGCTCCGCCCACCGGTCATGGTGCTCGACGAGCCGACGACCGACCTGGACCCCGTCGGCCGCGCCGAGGTCCTGCGCACGCTGGCGGGCCTCCGGGGCGACGGGTTGACGCTCGTCGTGATCGAGCACGACACCGCGGCGGCCGCGGGCGCCGACCTGCTCCTCGTCCTGAGCGAGGGCCGGGTGGTCGGGCGCGGGGCGCCGCGCGAGCTGCTCGCCGACGTGGAGGCGTGCGCCGCAGCCGGCATCCGGGCGCCGGACACCTGCTGCGTGCTCGCGGCGCTCGGGCTTCCCGCCCCGCCGCTCGACGTGGAGACGGCGGCGGAGCGCCTGCGTGCGGCGGGCGCCACCCCGAAGCCGCCACGCTTCCTCCCGCCGCCCCGGCCCCTGCGCCCGCCGCTGATCGACGTGTGCGGGCTCGGGCATCGCTACCCGGGAGGGCACGCGGCGCTCGCCGAGGTGAGCCTCGCCATCCGGCCGGGCGAGTTCCTGGCGCTCGTCGGCCGCAACGGCTCGGGCAAGACGACGCTGGCGAAGCACCTGAACGGCCTCCTCGTGCCCAGCGAGGGCGCCGTGCGGCTCGAGGGCCACGACGTGCGCGGCCTCGCCCTCGAGGAGCTCGCCCAGCGTGTGGGCTACGTCTTCCAGGACCCCGACCACCAGCTCTTCGCGGCCACGGTCGAGGAGGAGGTCGCCTTCGGGCCGCGTAACCTGGGGCTCGACCCGGCCGAGGTGGAGGTGCGGGTCGCCGAGGCCCTCGCTGCCGTCGGCCTCGACGAGCGCGACGCCGACCCCTTCCTGCTCGACAAGGGCGTGCGGCAGCGGCTCGCGGTGGCCGCCGTCCTGGCGCTGCGCCCCGACGTCCTCGTCCTCGACGAGCCGACGACGGGCCTCGACTTCGTCGAGCAGCAGAAGATGATGGCGCTCCTCCGCGCGCGCCACGCCGCCGGGCAGACGATCGTCATCATCACGCACACGCCCTGGGTGATCGCCGAGTACGCCGAGCGCGTCGTGCTGCTCGCGGGCGGGCGGCTGCGCTACGACGGGCCGCCGCGGCAGTTCTTCGCCGACGACGAGCTGCTCGCCGCGGCCGCGTTTCGCGCCCCCGACGTGACCCGGCTCGGGCGGCTCCTCGGCTGTACCCCGCTCTCGGTCGCGGAGCTGGTGTCGTGGATGCCGGGGAGACAGGCGCCGTGCCCCTGA
- a CDS encoding DJ-1/PfpI family protein, with protein MKRALVPLAPGFEEIEAITIVDVLRRAGVTVDVAGTEPGPITGSHGITVAPDRTLAGIDAGAYDLVALPGGMPGTLHLRAHPEVRRIVRDLAERGRYTTAICAAPTVLAAAGVTAGRALTSHPSVARELAGAAYREDAVVADGPVITSRGAGTAMEFALTLVETLVDRATAERLRQHMVVPAASR; from the coding sequence GTGAAGCGGGCGCTCGTCCCGCTCGCGCCCGGCTTCGAGGAGATCGAGGCGATCACCATCGTCGACGTGCTCCGCCGCGCGGGCGTCACGGTCGACGTCGCCGGGACGGAGCCGGGACCGATCACCGGCTCGCACGGCATCACCGTCGCGCCCGACCGGACGCTCGCCGGCATCGACGCGGGCGCCTACGACCTGGTCGCGCTGCCCGGGGGCATGCCGGGCACCCTCCACCTGCGTGCGCACCCGGAGGTGCGACGGATCGTGCGCGACCTCGCCGAGCGCGGGCGCTACACGACCGCGATCTGCGCCGCCCCGACCGTGCTCGCCGCGGCCGGTGTGACCGCGGGGCGCGCGCTGACCAGCCACCCCTCGGTCGCTCGGGAGCTCGCGGGGGCGGCCTACCGGGAGGATGCGGTGGTCGCCGACGGGCCCGTCATCACGAGCCGCGGCGCGGGGACGGCGATGGAGTTCGCGCTCACCCTGGTCGAGACGCTGGTCGACCGCGCGACCGCAGAGCGGCTGCGCCAGCACATGGTGGTGCCGGCAGCCTCGCGTTGA
- a CDS encoding energy-coupling factor transporter transmembrane protein EcfT → MYPALGRGAGVVDAGETGAVPLTLYVPAASRLHRLHPVTKVAGLAAFIVAAFVVDRPLALAPLAAAIAALLVPAGGFPNVRRLRVMFVLVFVSSLVVWTLFYGGRFGATRAGFLYGLSTAIRLDTFLAAGILFLTTTRVEEVAYALGRLGLPYIVGFTLTLAFRLVPVFFDAALAVVQAQRCRGLELGRGGIVARLRRFVPILVPVLIGALRRADRMAMALELRGFNSGRPRTTYLRARAGPADALAGAVLAVTTVAYVALWTSGVGLLAR, encoded by the coding sequence CTGTACCCCGCTCTCGGTCGCGGAGCTGGTGTCGTGGATGCCGGGGAGACAGGCGCCGTGCCCCTGACCCTCTACGTGCCGGCGGCGAGCCGGCTCCATCGCCTGCACCCGGTGACCAAGGTGGCCGGGCTCGCCGCGTTCATCGTGGCCGCCTTCGTCGTCGATCGCCCGCTCGCCCTGGCCCCCCTCGCGGCGGCCATCGCGGCGCTGCTCGTGCCGGCGGGCGGGTTCCCCAACGTCCGGCGGCTGCGCGTGATGTTCGTCCTGGTGTTCGTCTCCTCGCTCGTGGTGTGGACGCTCTTCTACGGCGGCCGCTTCGGGGCGACCCGGGCGGGCTTCCTCTACGGGCTCTCGACCGCGATCCGTCTCGACACCTTCCTCGCCGCGGGCATCCTCTTCCTCACCACCACGCGCGTCGAGGAGGTGGCCTACGCGCTCGGTCGCCTGGGCCTACCGTACATCGTCGGCTTCACGCTGACGCTCGCCTTCCGGCTGGTGCCGGTCTTCTTCGACGCCGCGCTCGCCGTCGTGCAGGCGCAGCGCTGCCGCGGGCTCGAGCTCGGCCGGGGCGGGATCGTCGCCCGGCTCCGGCGCTTCGTGCCGATCCTGGTGCCGGTCCTGATCGGCGCGCTGCGCCGCGCCGATCGCATGGCGATGGCGCTCGAGCTGCGCGGCTTCAACTCGGGACGCCCGCGCACGACGTACCTGCGGGCGCGGGCCGGCCCGGCGGACGCGCTGGCCGGGGCCGTGCTGGCGGTGACGACGGTTGCGTACGTCGCGCTGTGGACGTCGGGCGTGGGGCTGCTCGCGCGCTAG
- a CDS encoding CPBP family intramembrane metalloprotease, with protein sequence MRVELVASGVLLGLAALWSALRGLHLAAALQPSLGALAVGATCGLALTASLPLVTAPWAHRMLLLRGLRRAWDSLETDLGPSLGAREVLVLALGSAISEEVFFRGVLQRELGIVAASAAFGLLHPLGIAYVLWAAGVGAGLGALFALTGSLAAPAAAHGVYNLLALVYLRRRSNPREESL encoded by the coding sequence GTGCGCGTCGAGCTCGTCGCGAGCGGGGTGCTGCTCGGCCTCGCGGCCCTGTGGAGCGCACTCCGCGGCCTGCACCTCGCCGCCGCCCTCCAGCCGTCGCTCGGCGCGCTCGCCGTCGGTGCCACGTGCGGGCTCGCCCTCACCGCGAGCCTGCCGCTCGTCACCGCGCCCTGGGCGCATCGCATGCTCCTGCTGCGCGGGCTGCGCCGCGCCTGGGACTCGCTCGAGACGGACCTCGGGCCGAGCCTCGGCGCGCGCGAGGTGCTGGTCCTGGCCCTCGGCTCGGCGATCTCGGAGGAGGTGTTCTTCCGGGGCGTCCTCCAGCGCGAGCTGGGGATCGTCGCGGCGAGCGCGGCCTTTGGGCTCCTCCACCCGCTCGGCATCGCCTACGTGCTGTGGGCCGCCGGCGTGGGCGCCGGGCTGGGCGCGCTCTTCGCGCTGACCGGGAGCCTGGCGGCACCCGCCGCCGCGCACGGCGTCTACAACCTGCTGGCGCTCGTCTACCTCAGGCGGCGCTCCAACCCGCGCGAGGAGAGCCTGTGA
- a CDS encoding QueT transporter family protein, giving the protein MRELFAMWSNTRMVVLTAISAALYAAILIPFKVVALIPGITEFRPANAVPVVCSFLFGPAAAWGSAFGNLIGDFFGGLGPGDLFGFWANFLYGLVPYLVWEAMTDAEPVPRSVGSWVGLLLVIALAATLCATVVGWGLQALGFHPFTVLGTLVLVNNLGVALVLAPFLLAVLYPRIRRARLLYRDLLGPRAALPHWRVALGVTLVVAGTAAAFAAGELIASGRWLAPWAPYRTATGAFEVGLGLVPLLGLAVAGLALL; this is encoded by the coding sequence ATGCGGGAGCTCTTCGCCATGTGGAGCAACACCCGGATGGTCGTCCTGACCGCCATCTCGGCGGCGCTCTACGCGGCCATCCTGATCCCGTTCAAGGTGGTGGCCCTCATCCCCGGCATCACGGAGTTCCGGCCGGCGAACGCGGTCCCGGTCGTCTGCTCCTTCCTCTTCGGTCCGGCGGCTGCCTGGGGCTCGGCCTTCGGCAACCTGATCGGCGACTTCTTCGGCGGGCTCGGGCCGGGCGACCTCTTCGGCTTCTGGGCGAACTTCCTCTATGGCCTCGTGCCCTACCTCGTGTGGGAGGCGATGACCGACGCCGAGCCGGTGCCGCGCAGCGTCGGGAGCTGGGTCGGGCTCCTCCTCGTGATCGCCCTCGCCGCCACCCTCTGCGCCACGGTCGTGGGCTGGGGGCTCCAGGCGCTCGGCTTCCATCCCTTCACGGTGCTCGGGACGCTCGTGCTCGTGAACAACCTGGGGGTCGCGCTCGTCCTCGCGCCCTTCCTGCTCGCCGTCCTCTACCCGCGCATCCGCCGCGCCCGGCTCCTCTACCGCGACCTGCTCGGGCCGCGAGCGGCGCTGCCCCACTGGCGCGTGGCCCTCGGCGTGACGCTCGTGGTGGCCGGCACGGCCGCCGCCTTCGCGGCGGGCGAGCTGATCGCGAGCGGACGGTGGCTCGCGCCCTGGGCGCCGTACCGGACCGCCACCGGCGCGTTCGAGGTGGGCCTCGGGCTCGTCCCGTTGCTCGGGCTGGCGGTCGCGGGCCTGGCGCTCTTGTGA
- a CDS encoding glutathione S-transferase family protein gives MERLLRGVQALGDVRGRGGAGFLTQPCARSMVARMARLTLIELYPSPWSERLRWALEWKRVPYARRAYQPLAGEEELRRATGLSTVPVLLADGEVIGDSDAALEWLETHHPSPALVPEDPRLRAQVRAWEVAATETLAPAARLVMIGRWKARGMQPFADHFAAKYGWSEAEEARTERLLSALIADLARAVASSPYLVGEGFTRADLTVACMVAGVIGIPPDELFALEESMRAMFGVLPEEDPAVAPLRAWRDGIYRRHRGGRVTPDAGA, from the coding sequence ATGGAGCGGCTACTGCGAGGAGTGCAAGCGCTGGGGGACGTTCGAGGCAGAGGTGGAGCAGGCTTCTTGACCCAGCCGTGCGCGCGTTCCATGGTCGCGCGCATGGCCAGGCTCACGCTGATCGAGCTCTATCCCTCGCCGTGGTCGGAGCGCCTGCGCTGGGCCCTCGAGTGGAAGCGGGTGCCGTACGCGCGGCGGGCGTACCAGCCGCTCGCGGGCGAGGAGGAGCTGCGCCGTGCCACGGGGCTCTCGACCGTGCCGGTGCTGCTCGCCGACGGCGAGGTGATCGGCGACTCCGACGCCGCGCTCGAGTGGCTGGAGACACACCACCCGTCGCCCGCGCTCGTGCCCGAGGACCCGCGGCTGCGCGCGCAGGTGCGCGCGTGGGAGGTCGCGGCGACGGAGACCCTGGCGCCCGCAGCCCGGCTGGTCATGATCGGGCGCTGGAAGGCGCGCGGCATGCAGCCCTTCGCAGACCACTTCGCGGCCAAGTACGGGTGGTCGGAGGCGGAGGAGGCCCGCACGGAGCGGCTCCTCAGCGCGCTCATCGCCGATCTCGCGCGCGCGGTCGCCTCGTCGCCGTACCTCGTGGGCGAGGGGTTCACGCGCGCGGACCTGACCGTGGCGTGCATGGTGGCGGGCGTGATCGGCATCCCGCCCGACGAGCTCTTCGCGCTCGAGGAGAGCATGCGCGCGATGTTCGGGGTGCTGCCCGAGGAAGACCCTGCGGTCGCACCGCTGCGGGCCTGGCGGGACGGGATCTACCGGCGGCACCGGGGTGGACGGGTCACGCCGGACGCGGGTGCGTGA
- the fabF gene encoding beta-ketoacyl-ACP synthase II, whose translation MSAANGTRRRVVVTGLGLVTPLGTGTEPNWESLVAGRSGIGKITRFDASPLPARIAGEVRDFEPERFIERRDLKKMDIFIQYAVGAAELAVQDASLPLPLAAPERTGVIVGVGIGGIASVEEAYLNLTAQAGRRISPFLIPRIIPNMASGQIAMRYGARGPNYATTSACASGAHAIGEALVLIRDGRQDVMLAGGAEAPICVLGVGGFSAMRALATNFNDEPERASRPFDARRDGFVIAEGAGVLVLEEVEHARRRGARVYAELIGYGATCDAYHMTQPAPEGVGAAECMGRCLDDAGIEPGAIGYINAHGTGTPFNDEAETLAVKRVFGPHAARLAISSTKSMTGHLLGAAGTVEAAYTVLTLARGVLPPTINLEEPDKACDLDYVAREARPARVDTALSNSFGFGGTNAVLAFRRVDS comes from the coding sequence TTGAGCGCTGCGAACGGCACACGCCGCCGCGTGGTGGTGACGGGGCTCGGCCTCGTGACCCCGCTCGGCACCGGCACCGAGCCGAACTGGGAGAGCCTGGTCGCGGGCCGCTCCGGGATCGGCAAGATCACCCGCTTCGACGCTTCGCCCCTCCCGGCCCGGATCGCCGGCGAGGTGCGCGACTTCGAGCCCGAGCGCTTCATCGAGCGCAGGGACTTGAAGAAGATGGACATCTTCATCCAGTACGCCGTCGGCGCCGCCGAGTTGGCCGTGCAGGACGCGAGCCTGCCGCTACCGCTCGCCGCGCCCGAGCGGACGGGCGTCATCGTGGGCGTCGGGATCGGCGGCATCGCGAGCGTCGAGGAGGCCTATCTCAACCTGACCGCGCAGGCCGGGCGCCGCATCTCGCCCTTCCTGATCCCGCGCATCATCCCGAACATGGCCTCGGGGCAGATCGCCATGCGCTACGGCGCGCGCGGTCCGAACTACGCCACCACCAGCGCCTGCGCCTCGGGCGCGCACGCGATCGGCGAGGCGCTGGTGCTGATCCGCGACGGCCGCCAGGACGTCATGCTCGCGGGCGGCGCGGAGGCGCCCATCTGCGTCCTCGGTGTGGGCGGCTTCAGCGCCATGCGCGCGCTCGCCACCAACTTCAACGACGAACCCGAGCGCGCGAGCCGTCCCTTCGATGCCCGGCGCGACGGCTTCGTGATCGCGGAGGGCGCGGGCGTCCTCGTCCTCGAGGAGGTCGAGCATGCGCGCCGGCGGGGGGCGCGCGTCTACGCCGAGCTCATCGGCTACGGCGCCACCTGCGATGCGTATCACATGACGCAGCCCGCGCCCGAGGGCGTGGGCGCGGCCGAGTGCATGGGCCGCTGCCTCGACGACGCCGGCATCGAGCCCGGCGCGATCGGCTACATCAACGCCCACGGCACCGGCACGCCCTTCAACGACGAGGCGGAGACGCTGGCCGTGAAGCGCGTGTTCGGGCCGCACGCGGCGCGCCTCGCGATCAGCTCGACCAAGTCGATGACCGGCCATCTCCTCGGCGCGGCGGGCACGGTCGAGGCGGCCTACACCGTGCTCACGCTCGCCCGCGGCGTTCTGCCGCCGACCATCAACCTGGAGGAGCCGGACAAGGCCTGCGACCTGGACTATGTCGCGCGCGAGGCCCGGCCGGCTCGCGTCGACACTGCGCTCTCCAACTCCTTCGGGTTCGGCGGCACCAACGCCGTGCTCGCCTTCCGGCGCGTCGACTCGTAG
- the bamD gene encoding outer membrane protein assembly factor BamD — MPRRLIGALAVALVALGCAGKKPVIPPEKLWGEAEDAFNIEAYELAVDRYKKLLDQHPFDQHAEEAELKIALSYYKAQRWAEAIAAFGDFERMHPTSTELAAVEYHLGMAYLAQASTSDRDQQSHANALTYFRNLTDRFPLSPWAEKARLRVRECREALAKHEADVAAYYLKIGNLKAAEARLQGLLTDYPETDAAAQCLYAFAQVYAARNEAEGATLALATLARHHPDGPLGREARERLGAAVSLDGDDPMNLLIAHIVHMRTEADRQKLPNTVSAYPDITGATPPTP; from the coding sequence ATGCCGCGCCGCCTGATCGGCGCGCTCGCCGTCGCGCTCGTCGCGCTCGGGTGCGCCGGCAAGAAACCGGTCATCCCGCCCGAGAAACTCTGGGGCGAGGCGGAGGACGCTTTCAACATCGAGGCGTACGAGCTCGCCGTCGACCGCTACAAGAAGCTCCTCGACCAGCACCCCTTCGACCAGCACGCCGAGGAGGCGGAGCTGAAGATCGCGCTCTCGTACTACAAGGCACAGCGCTGGGCCGAGGCGATCGCTGCCTTCGGCGACTTCGAGCGCATGCACCCGACCAGCACGGAGCTGGCCGCGGTCGAGTACCACCTCGGCATGGCGTACCTCGCCCAGGCGAGCACCAGCGATCGCGACCAGCAGTCGCATGCCAACGCGCTCACCTACTTCCGCAACCTGACCGACCGCTTCCCGCTGAGCCCGTGGGCGGAGAAGGCGCGGCTCCGGGTGCGCGAGTGCCGCGAGGCGCTCGCCAAGCACGAGGCGGACGTCGCGGCCTACTACTTGAAGATCGGCAACCTGAAGGCCGCCGAGGCGCGGCTCCAGGGGCTCCTCACCGACTACCCGGAGACCGACGCCGCCGCCCAGTGCCTGTACGCCTTCGCCCAGGTGTACGCGGCCCGCAACGAGGCCGAGGGCGCGACCCTCGCGCTCGCCACCCTGGCGCGCCACCACCCCGACGGCCCGCTCGGGCGCGAGGCCAGGGAGCGCCTCGGCGCCGCCGTCTCGCTCGACGGCGACGACCCCATGAACCTCCTGATCGCCCACATCGTGCACATGCGCACCGAGGCCGACCGCCAGAAGCTCCCGAACACGGTCTCGGCCTACCCCGACATCACCGGCGCCACCCCGCCCACGCCGTAG